From a region of the Candidatus Amarolinea dominans genome:
- a CDS encoding oxidative damage protection protein: protein MVMCRKLGRLLPGLDKAPFKGKLGERIFNDISREAWEMWPSYQTLLINHYGLSLGDPNAQDFLLQQMEQFFFSDEGQMPEGWTTPGGGQKQKGGAARK, encoded by the coding sequence ATGGTGATGTGCCGCAAGCTTGGTCGCCTGCTGCCGGGCTTGGACAAAGCACCGTTCAAGGGCAAGCTGGGCGAGCGCATCTTCAACGACATTTCGCGGGAGGCGTGGGAGATGTGGCCGTCTTACCAGACGCTGCTCATCAACCATTACGGACTCAGCCTCGGTGATCCAAATGCGCAGGATTTTCTTCTGCAGCAGATGGAGCAGTTCTTCTTCAGCGACGAAGGCCAGATGCCCGAGGGATGGACGACGCCGGGCGGTGGACAGAAACAGAAAGGCGGCGCCGCACGCAAGTAG
- a CDS encoding AbrB/MazE/SpoVT family DNA-binding domain-containing protein: protein MMMETGTYAVRLRERGQMTIPQPLRTALAARDGDILLLVQIGDIVMLTPKQPRVPQLSQQFVAMMQREGVTLADLLDGLREEREYIWRERQHRDA from the coding sequence ATGATGATGGAAACTGGCACTTACGCGGTACGTCTGCGTGAGCGAGGTCAAATGACCATCCCGCAGCCCCTGCGTACGGCCCTGGCTGCGCGGGATGGCGATATTCTCCTCCTGGTGCAAATTGGGGACATCGTGATGCTCACGCCAAAGCAGCCGCGCGTTCCACAGTTGAGTCAGCAGTTTGTCGCTATGATGCAGCGGGAAGGCGTCACCCTGGCGGACCTGCTAGACGGCTTGAGAGAAGAGAGAGAGTACATCTGGCGCGAGCGGCAACATCGAGATGCGTAG
- a CDS encoding DUF4276 family protein encodes MVTAKLYVEGAGPRRAQQSQCRRAFAKFFESAGVKNRPGVEPCGGRREAFDNFCRAMKSADANQLPLLLVDAEDAIAAGHTTWQHLKARPSDDWNRPAGAGDDRAFLMVQVMETWFLADRVMLRRYFGPHFSDAPFRVWPALEAVPKQTVYEVLEKATADCKQAYRKGGVSFDLLASLDPAKVEAACPHAKALLQRLRSL; translated from the coding sequence ATGGTGACGGCAAAACTCTACGTGGAGGGCGCGGGGCCGCGACGCGCTCAGCAGTCGCAGTGCCGCCGGGCCTTCGCCAAGTTCTTCGAGTCGGCGGGCGTGAAGAACCGACCGGGGGTAGAGCCGTGCGGGGGCCGGAGAGAAGCATTCGACAACTTCTGCCGGGCCATGAAATCGGCCGACGCTAATCAGTTACCGCTGCTATTGGTCGACGCGGAAGATGCCATCGCAGCGGGTCACACGACCTGGCAGCACTTGAAAGCACGCCCCAGCGATGACTGGAATAGGCCCGCCGGCGCGGGCGATGACCGTGCCTTCCTGATGGTCCAGGTCATGGAAACCTGGTTCCTGGCCGATCGGGTTATGCTCCGCCGATACTTTGGCCCGCACTTCTCGGACGCGCCTTTCCGGGTCTGGCCCGCGTTGGAGGCGGTGCCGAAGCAAACGGTCTACGAAGTTCTGGAGAAGGCGACGGCGGACTGCAAACAGGCGTACCGGAAGGGTGGCGTTTCGTTCGATTTACTCGCCAGCCTGGACCCGGCCAAGGTGGAAGCGGCGTGCCCGCACGCCAAAGCGCTTCTGCAGCGTCTCAGGAGCCTGTGA
- a CDS encoding restriction endonuclease subunit S: MVIAAGMHPRYWSYAHARLYTGRLNIPAIKQTTGIQNLDTDAYLNQRVAYPLLEEQRAIADYLDRETAQIDALIAAKARLLTLLAEKRRALITRAVTRGLDPHAPLRESGLPWLGQVPAHWEVKKLKHIALLKSGDFITSDSIAPTGDYPVFGGNGVRGFSSLFTHNGDYVLIGRQGALCGNINYASGRFWATEHAVVAYIQGEHEFVWLGELLKIMNLNQFSQSAAQPGLAVEVVANLGIAVPPLKEQRIIVAHIAAETARLDALAAAATRSLALLKERRAALIAAAVTGQIEISENVI; encoded by the coding sequence ATGGTTATTGCCGCCGGAATGCATCCGCGATATTGGTCATACGCGCATGCGCGCCTATACACAGGCCGCCTCAACATACCTGCAATAAAGCAGACCACCGGAATTCAGAACCTCGACACCGACGCGTATCTCAATCAAAGGGTTGCGTATCCACTACTTGAAGAACAACGCGCCATCGCTGACTACCTCGACCGCGAGACCGCGCAGATAGATGCGCTGATCGCGGCCAAGGCGCGGCTGTTGACGCTGCTGGCAGAGAAGCGACGCGCGCTCATCACCCGCGCCGTCACCCGTGGCCTCGATCCGCATGCGCCGCTGCGCGAGTCGGGTTTGCCGTGGCTGGGGCAGGTGCCGGCGCATTGGGAAGTTAAAAAGCTGAAGCACATCGCGTTATTGAAGAGTGGTGACTTCATTACCTCCGACTCAATCGCACCAACTGGTGACTACCCAGTGTTTGGTGGAAACGGAGTAAGAGGTTTTTCCTCCTTATTCACACATAACGGTGATTATGTGCTGATTGGTCGCCAGGGTGCGCTATGCGGAAACATCAACTATGCTTCTGGGCGCTTCTGGGCGACCGAGCATGCGGTTGTCGCTTATATCCAAGGCGAGCATGAGTTCGTGTGGCTGGGTGAACTGCTGAAAATCATGAATCTCAACCAGTTTTCTCAGTCTGCGGCGCAGCCAGGTCTGGCTGTCGAGGTGGTTGCTAACTTGGGCATCGCTGTACCTCCGCTCAAAGAACAGCGGATAATCGTCGCCCACATCGCGGCAGAGACGGCCCGCCTGGACGCCCTGGCCGCGGCCGCGACGCGCAGCCTCGCCCTGCTCAAGGAGCGCCGCGCGGCGCTCATCGCCGCGGCGGTGACGGGGCAGATTGAAATATCGGAAAACGTGATATGA
- a CDS encoding O-methyltransferase, whose protein sequence is MSTLEQETQLSPFQRYLRTHFHQDDADLVQLQLEAQAAGLPAISIGPEQGKFLQLLVALTGARHVLEIGALGGYSGAWIARALPAAGRLISLEMNPRHAAFAQGQWNRLGLGATATVISGPALATLPTLTPAAPFDMIFIDADKETYPDYLEWAIRLARPGTAIVLDNVELHGRLVDQAAQDLPHVRAMQRTMTMLASDPRLVSTVVPYVDGLAVTVVRGRE, encoded by the coding sequence ATGTCAACGCTTGAACAAGAGACTCAACTCAGTCCTTTTCAGAGGTATCTGCGCACCCATTTTCATCAAGATGACGCTGACCTGGTGCAATTGCAGCTCGAGGCGCAGGCGGCCGGTCTGCCGGCGATCAGCATTGGCCCCGAGCAGGGTAAGTTCTTGCAACTGCTGGTGGCCCTGACCGGCGCGCGTCATGTGCTGGAAATCGGCGCCCTGGGCGGTTACAGCGGCGCCTGGATCGCTCGTGCGCTACCGGCCGCTGGCCGGCTCATCAGTCTGGAGATGAACCCCCGTCACGCGGCGTTTGCCCAGGGTCAGTGGAATCGCCTGGGTCTGGGCGCCACGGCGACCGTGATCAGCGGCCCGGCTCTCGCCACGCTGCCCACCCTGACGCCGGCCGCCCCCTTTGATATGATCTTTATTGACGCGGACAAGGAAACTTATCCTGACTACCTGGAGTGGGCGATCCGTCTGGCACGACCCGGAACGGCGATTGTGCTGGATAACGTTGAGTTGCATGGCCGGCTGGTGGATCAGGCAGCCCAGGATTTACCGCACGTACGGGCCATGCAGCGTACGATGACCATGCTGGCCTCCGATCCACGCCTCGTCAGCACGGTTGTGCCTTACGTGGATGGGCTGGCAGTGACGGTTGTGAGGGGGAGGGAATGA
- a CDS encoding type I restriction endonuclease subunit R: protein MSDPRTSETAFETVIETHLLAHGYVPVDRAGFDRERAIFPATALAFIRETQPKEWAKLEALHGDKTGEQILTDLCKWLDANGSLATLRHGFKCYGRTLRVAFFKAAHELNPELEARYAANRLGITRQLHFSPRSEKSVDVTLSLNGIPVATAELKNPFTGQTMEHARRQYQQDRDPREPIFEFKRRTLVHFAVDTEVVFMTTRLAGPATYFLPFNRGCAGGAGNPPDPAGRTYRTAYLWEEVLQRDSFLDLLARFIHLQIEERRDDQGRKVKKETLIFPRYHQLQAIRTLVAATRTEGVGHNYLIEHSAGSGKSNTIGWLAHRLASLHDTANRRVFDSVIVVTDRIVLDQQLQDTIYQFDHKRGVVQKIDESSRQLAEALENAVPVIITTLQKFPFVSRQLLKMAEERGEQSAGALPTRRCAVIIDEAHSSQGGESAADLKEVLGGEELRQAAQQQAAAEGLDDMAELFRSMVKRGRQANLSFFAFTATPKYKTFAVFAENGEPAHRYTMRQAIEEGFILDVLAHYTTYATYYKLLKACEDDPNVERKQAARALARFMALHPHNIAQKTEVMVEHFQAVTRHKIGGRAKAMVVTDSRLAAVRYKQSFDRYIQEKGYPIKTLVAFSGTVQDDKLPDVSYTEEGMNRGIRENELPEKFATTEYQVLLVAEKYQTGFDQPLLHTMYVDKRLAGIQAVQTLSRLNRTHPLKEDTFVLDFVNDPAEIREAFKVYYEGAEVGEAVDPARLYQIQAELDASGIYLAEEVARFCAIYFKPKERQSAADHQAMNAALDPPVQRFTVRQREDEAEAELWRGKQQAFRNLYSFLSQIIPYQDSDLERLYIFLRHLGAKLPRRRGGPAYKFDEDVWLEYYRLQKISEGSIDLRQGYAQRLDGPAEVGSGMVREQPISLSRLIDIVNQQFGTDFNQADQLFFDQIVEVALRDATLQQAAAVNPGDKFELVFKNLLETLFMERIDQNEEIFVRFMNDPEFRKTITAGLAAEAYHRLRTAGI from the coding sequence ATGTCTGACCCACGCACTTCCGAGACGGCCTTCGAGACCGTCATCGAGACTCACCTCCTGGCTCACGGTTACGTCCCCGTGGATCGGGCCGGCTTCGACCGTGAGCGCGCCATCTTCCCGGCGACGGCGCTGGCCTTCATCCGCGAGACCCAGCCGAAGGAATGGGCCAAACTCGAGGCACTGCATGGCGACAAAACCGGCGAGCAGATTCTCACCGACCTGTGCAAGTGGTTGGACGCGAACGGCAGCCTCGCGACCTTGCGCCACGGCTTCAAGTGCTACGGCCGGACCCTGCGGGTGGCCTTCTTCAAGGCGGCCCACGAGCTGAACCCGGAACTGGAAGCGCGCTACGCCGCCAACCGTCTGGGCATCACCCGCCAGCTTCACTTTTCGCCGCGCTCCGAGAAATCAGTGGATGTCACCCTCAGCCTGAACGGCATCCCCGTCGCCACGGCCGAGCTTAAGAACCCGTTCACCGGCCAGACGATGGAACATGCGCGCCGGCAATACCAGCAGGATCGCGACCCGCGCGAGCCGATCTTCGAGTTCAAGCGGCGCACCCTGGTCCATTTCGCCGTGGATACCGAGGTGGTCTTCATGACCACGCGGCTGGCCGGGCCGGCGACCTACTTCCTACCCTTCAATCGGGGCTGCGCCGGCGGCGCGGGCAATCCACCCGACCCGGCCGGCCGCACCTACCGCACGGCCTACCTGTGGGAGGAAGTCCTGCAGCGGGACAGCTTCCTCGACCTGCTGGCGCGCTTCATCCATCTGCAAATCGAAGAAAGGCGCGACGACCAGGGCCGCAAGGTCAAGAAGGAGACGCTGATCTTCCCCCGCTACCACCAGCTTCAAGCCATACGCACCCTGGTGGCGGCCACCCGCACGGAGGGCGTGGGCCACAACTACCTGATCGAACACTCGGCCGGCAGCGGCAAGAGCAACACCATCGGCTGGCTTGCCCACCGCCTGGCCTCGCTGCACGACACGGCCAACCGCCGCGTCTTCGACAGCGTCATCGTGGTCACCGATCGCATCGTGCTCGACCAGCAGTTGCAGGACACCATCTACCAGTTCGATCACAAGCGCGGCGTGGTGCAGAAAATTGATGAAAGCTCCCGTCAACTGGCCGAGGCGCTGGAGAACGCGGTGCCGGTGATCATCACCACCCTGCAGAAGTTCCCGTTCGTCTCCAGGCAATTGCTCAAAATGGCGGAGGAGCGGGGCGAACAGAGCGCAGGCGCGCTGCCGACGCGGCGCTGCGCGGTGATCATTGACGAGGCGCACAGCTCCCAGGGCGGCGAGAGCGCCGCCGACCTCAAAGAAGTGTTGGGCGGCGAGGAGTTGCGCCAGGCGGCCCAGCAGCAGGCGGCCGCAGAAGGCCTGGACGACATGGCGGAGCTGTTCCGCAGCATGGTCAAGCGCGGCCGCCAGGCCAACCTGAGCTTCTTCGCCTTCACCGCCACGCCCAAGTACAAGACCTTCGCCGTCTTTGCCGAGAACGGGGAGCCGGCCCACCGCTACACCATGCGCCAGGCCATCGAGGAAGGCTTCATTCTCGATGTGCTCGCCCACTACACCACCTACGCCACCTACTACAAGCTGCTCAAAGCCTGCGAGGACGACCCCAACGTCGAGCGCAAGCAGGCGGCGCGCGCCCTGGCCCGCTTCATGGCGCTGCACCCGCACAACATCGCCCAGAAGACCGAGGTGATGGTGGAGCATTTCCAGGCCGTCACGCGGCACAAGATCGGAGGTCGGGCCAAGGCGATGGTCGTGACGGACTCACGACTCGCGGCTGTGCGCTACAAGCAGAGCTTCGACCGCTATATCCAGGAGAAAGGCTATCCCATCAAGACGCTGGTAGCCTTCTCTGGCACGGTGCAGGACGATAAACTGCCCGACGTGAGCTACACCGAGGAGGGGATGAACCGCGGCATCCGCGAGAATGAGCTGCCCGAGAAGTTCGCAACCACGGAGTACCAGGTATTGCTGGTGGCCGAGAAATATCAGACCGGCTTCGACCAGCCGCTGCTGCACACGATGTACGTGGACAAGCGGCTGGCCGGCATCCAGGCTGTGCAGACCCTCTCGCGGCTCAACCGCACCCATCCGCTCAAGGAAGATACCTTTGTCCTTGATTTCGTCAACGATCCGGCCGAGATTCGTGAGGCGTTCAAGGTCTACTACGAAGGCGCCGAAGTCGGCGAGGCGGTGGACCCGGCGCGCCTCTACCAGATTCAGGCCGAATTGGACGCTTCAGGCATTTACCTGGCCGAAGAAGTGGCACGCTTCTGCGCGATCTACTTCAAACCCAAAGAGCGCCAGAGCGCCGCCGATCACCAGGCCATGAACGCCGCGCTGGATCCCCCGGTGCAGCGCTTCACTGTGCGCCAGCGGGAGGACGAAGCCGAAGCCGAGTTGTGGCGGGGCAAACAGCAGGCATTCCGCAATCTCTACAGCTTCCTCAGCCAGATCATCCCCTACCAGGACTCGGACCTGGAGCGGCTCTACATCTTTCTGCGCCATCTCGGCGCCAAACTGCCGCGGCGGCGCGGCGGTCCGGCCTACAAGTTCGATGAGGATGTGTGGCTGGAGTACTATCGCCTGCAGAAGATCAGCGAAGGTTCGATTGATCTGCGGCAGGGGTACGCGCAGCGTCTCGACGGCCCGGCCGAGGTGGGCAGCGGCATGGTGCGCGAGCAGCCGATCTCGCTCTCGCGCCTCATTGACATCGTGAACCAACAGTTTGGCACCGACTTCAACCAGGCCGACCAACTCTTCTTCGATCAAATCGTCGAAGTTGCCCTGCGCGACGCAACCTTACAACAGGCCGCGGCGGTCAACCCCGGCGACAAATTCGAATTGGTCTTCAAGAACCTGCTCGAAACCCTCTTTATGGAACGCATAGACCAGAACGAAGAGATCTTCGTGCGCTTCATGAACGACCCCGAATTTCGCAAGACGATCACCGCTGGGCTGGCAGCGGAGGCGTATCATCGGCTGCGCACGGCCGGGATCTGA
- a CDS encoding aldo/keto reductase, producing MQTIRIGASGVEAPALGVGTWAWGDKLTWQYGRSHGKEDVVAAFHASLSAGLRLFDTAEVYGTGTSERLLGELVSTVQTPILIASKFAPLPHRWTAGSIRRALHGSLRRLQVDCIDLYQVHWYLPTIRIETLMNVLADAVEEGKIRAIGVSNYRESRMRLAHEVLAKRGLALASNQVEYHLLNRECERNGVLQACQELGITLIAYSPLGKGRLTGKYRPGTPVSGARQRLKTFSSEQLAAAMPTVDLLTEIGAAHGKTAGQVALNWLVRHPGVLPIPGAKNARQATENAGALGWEMTAEEADALDRVSIPARSRNDS from the coding sequence ATGCAGACGATTCGAATCGGCGCCAGCGGTGTGGAGGCGCCGGCCCTGGGCGTTGGCACCTGGGCTTGGGGTGACAAGCTGACCTGGCAGTATGGTCGCAGTCACGGCAAAGAGGATGTGGTTGCGGCCTTTCACGCCAGCCTGAGCGCCGGCTTGCGGTTGTTCGATACCGCAGAGGTCTATGGCACCGGCACCTCAGAGCGCCTGCTGGGCGAACTGGTGTCCACGGTGCAAACGCCCATTCTTATCGCCTCCAAGTTTGCGCCGCTGCCCCATCGCTGGACGGCCGGCTCGATCCGGCGTGCCCTGCATGGCAGTCTGCGGCGCCTGCAGGTTGATTGCATTGATCTCTACCAGGTACACTGGTACCTGCCCACCATTCGCATCGAAACCCTGATGAATGTCCTGGCCGACGCGGTGGAGGAGGGCAAAATTCGCGCCATTGGGGTGAGCAACTACCGTGAGTCACGCATGCGCCTGGCGCACGAGGTGTTGGCCAAGCGCGGGCTGGCCCTGGCCTCCAACCAGGTGGAGTATCACCTGCTCAACCGGGAATGTGAACGCAATGGCGTCCTCCAGGCCTGCCAGGAACTCGGCATCACCTTGATCGCCTATAGCCCGCTGGGCAAAGGACGACTGACCGGCAAGTACCGGCCCGGCACACCCGTATCAGGCGCGCGGCAGCGACTCAAGACCTTTTCCTCCGAACAATTGGCCGCGGCCATGCCCACGGTTGATCTGCTGACAGAGATCGGCGCTGCGCATGGCAAGACGGCCGGCCAGGTCGCGCTCAACTGGCTCGTGCGCCATCCGGGCGTTTTGCCCATCCCCGGCGCCAAAAACGCCCGTCAAGCGACCGAAAACGCCGGCGCCCTGGGCTGGGAGATGACCGCTGAAGAAGCAGACGCGCTCGATCGGGTTAGTATTCCTGCTCGATCTCGTAACGATTCGTGA
- a CDS encoding OsmC family protein — MDTVKATLVDAMHFDIEVDGHHFMVDAASEVGGIDAGPQPVRLLIAGLAGCTGMDVISILRKKRQEVTHFEVEVNGARATDYPKVYTDIEVVYRVRGHNIDQASFERAIQLSEERYCPAMAMLRKAANITNRYEIEQEY, encoded by the coding sequence ATGGATACAGTAAAGGCAACCCTGGTAGATGCGATGCACTTCGACATCGAAGTAGACGGTCATCATTTCATGGTGGATGCAGCCAGCGAGGTAGGCGGCATCGACGCGGGGCCGCAGCCGGTGCGCCTGCTGATCGCGGGCCTGGCCGGCTGCACCGGCATGGACGTCATTTCGATCTTGCGCAAGAAGCGCCAGGAGGTGACTCACTTCGAGGTAGAGGTCAACGGCGCTCGCGCCACCGATTACCCCAAGGTGTACACCGACATCGAGGTCGTTTACAGAGTGCGCGGCCACAACATTGACCAGGCATCGTTCGAACGGGCGATTCAGCTATCTGAGGAACGGTACTGCCCGGCCATGGCCATGCTGCGCAAAGCGGCCAACATCACGAATCGTTACGAGATCGAGCAGGAATACTAA
- a CDS encoding methionyl-tRNA formyltransferase: MSIETQKLRIVFMGMDGVFSAIPMQYLLAHGVQVCAVVTPGSAPEESALLLSVNAHPPSIVAQAAAAGLPVIYVKHLRGTPVIARLAALAPDVILVACFSLILPAELLQAPRLGCFNLHPSLLPGYRGPAPLFWQWRLGEEQTGVTLHRMTPAVDAGEVVAQAGVPLPDGSSGSQADALIAQAGAALMLQTLTRLAQGPLSVRPQDEARSTYFPWPSDSDFKLSPTWSARRAFNFMRGTAAWGYPYRLTGHDTTLWLQTALDFDLQQQLDRPLLRTGREALIQFAPGVLRATVLW; the protein is encoded by the coding sequence ATGAGCATTGAGACCCAAAAGCTGCGCATCGTCTTCATGGGCATGGATGGTGTTTTTTCGGCCATTCCCATGCAGTATTTGCTGGCGCACGGCGTGCAGGTCTGCGCGGTGGTGACGCCAGGCTCCGCGCCGGAGGAATCCGCGCTGCTGCTCTCGGTCAACGCACACCCGCCATCCATCGTTGCGCAGGCGGCCGCGGCCGGGCTGCCGGTGATCTACGTCAAGCATCTGCGCGGCACGCCGGTGATTGCGCGTTTGGCCGCGCTGGCCCCTGATGTCATCCTGGTTGCATGTTTTTCGTTGATCTTGCCCGCCGAGCTGCTGCAGGCGCCACGCCTGGGCTGTTTCAATCTGCACCCGTCGCTGCTGCCCGGCTACCGCGGCCCCGCGCCCCTCTTTTGGCAATGGCGCCTGGGCGAAGAGCAAACCGGCGTCACGCTGCACCGGATGACGCCAGCCGTGGATGCGGGCGAAGTCGTTGCACAGGCCGGCGTACCCTTGCCCGATGGCAGCAGCGGGTCGCAGGCCGATGCGCTGATCGCTCAGGCCGGCGCCGCGTTGATGCTGCAAACGCTGACCCGCCTGGCGCAAGGGCCGCTCTCAGTCCGGCCGCAGGACGAGGCGCGCAGCACCTACTTTCCCTGGCCCAGCGATTCTGATTTCAAGCTTAGCCCCACCTGGTCGGCGCGGCGCGCCTTCAACTTCATGCGCGGCACGGCCGCATGGGGCTATCCATACCGGTTAACAGGTCACGACACCACGTTGTGGCTGCAAACCGCGCTCGATTTTGATCTCCAACAACAGCTTGACCGGCCACTGCTGCGAACCGGGCGCGAGGCGCTGATTCAATTTGCCCCCGGCGTCCTGCGTGCCACCGTGTTGTGGTAG
- a CDS encoding ATP-grasp domain-containing protein → MGKQILLLSGALSYRNNAFLDAAARLGLDVIEVVDLPRALADLWHMPLAVPFSQPDLALPIIVDYARQYPVQAVLATDDTGSLLAAQVAAALGLQHNSPQAALAARNKHLMRQLFAAAGTPSPQSARYDLDADPVALAAQFRYPVVLKPLLLSGSRGVIRANNPAGFVAAFARTAAIVSDASSHAGADGHALLVETYIPGVEVALEGLLFDGQLTVLALFDKPDPLEGPFFEETIYVTPSRLPSAVQAQIAEVTAQAAAALGLRVGPVHAELRIDADGPWMVEMAGRSIGGYCSQTLRFDLDRSLEELILRQAAGLDLGPLNPTSQANGVMMIPIPKAGFLRHVSGLAAARAVPGIDEIIISAPLHNPIVPLPEGASYLGFIFARGPDPAFVEGALRAAHACLHFDIEDGLPIAKGEARFQG, encoded by the coding sequence ATGGGCAAACAGATTCTTCTTCTCAGCGGCGCGCTTAGCTACCGCAACAACGCCTTCCTCGACGCGGCCGCTCGCCTGGGGCTGGACGTGATCGAGGTGGTTGACCTGCCGCGCGCGCTGGCCGATCTCTGGCACATGCCGTTGGCAGTGCCGTTTAGCCAGCCTGACCTTGCGCTGCCGATCATTGTTGACTATGCGCGCCAGTATCCGGTGCAGGCGGTGCTGGCAACCGATGACACCGGCAGCCTCCTGGCCGCGCAGGTCGCCGCGGCGCTGGGCCTGCAGCACAACTCACCGCAGGCCGCGTTGGCGGCGCGCAACAAACACCTCATGCGCCAACTCTTCGCCGCGGCCGGGACGCCTTCACCCCAGTCGGCGCGCTATGATCTGGACGCCGACCCTGTCGCGTTGGCTGCGCAGTTTCGCTACCCCGTGGTGCTGAAGCCGCTCTTGCTATCAGGCAGCCGGGGTGTCATTCGCGCCAACAACCCGGCCGGGTTTGTGGCAGCCTTTGCGCGTACCGCCGCCATCGTGAGCGACGCGTCGAGTCACGCCGGCGCGGATGGCCATGCGCTGCTCGTGGAAACGTACATTCCTGGCGTGGAAGTGGCGCTCGAAGGCTTGCTCTTCGATGGGCAACTGACCGTGCTGGCGCTGTTTGACAAGCCTGATCCGCTGGAGGGGCCGTTCTTCGAGGAGACAATCTACGTCACGCCGTCGCGACTGCCGTCCGCAGTGCAGGCGCAGATTGCCGAGGTGACTGCACAGGCCGCGGCGGCCCTGGGGCTGCGCGTGGGGCCAGTGCATGCGGAACTGCGCATCGACGCGGATGGCCCGTGGATGGTGGAGATGGCCGGGCGTTCGATCGGCGGCTACTGCTCGCAAACGCTGCGCTTTGACCTCGATCGCAGCCTGGAGGAGTTGATTCTGCGCCAGGCCGCCGGCCTTGACTTGGGACCGCTCAACCCGACCAGCCAGGCCAACGGCGTGATGATGATCCCCATCCCCAAAGCTGGTTTTCTGCGGCATGTCTCTGGCCTGGCGGCGGCGCGAGCCGTTCCCGGTATTGACGAAATCATCATCAGCGCGCCGCTGCACAACCCGATCGTGCCGCTGCCAGAGGGCGCCAGTTACCTCGGCTTCATCTTTGCGCGCGGGCCTGACCCAGCGTTCGTCGAAGGCGCGCTGCGCGCGGCGCACGCGTGCCTGCACTTTGACATCGAGGATGGTTTGCCTATCGCCAAGGGCGAGGCCAGGTTCCAGGGCTGA
- a CDS encoding AAA family ATPase produces MLIQRLKVSGLLSFGPRGIDLPLTSLNVLIGPNGSGKSNLLEVLALLKAAPANFPAPVKKMGGVREWLWKGQSDAKEAVVEAIVCYPAGRQSLRHGLAIADHGGRFEVVDEWIENEKPKPSYTSPYLYYAFKRGNPVLSDAQEGDRLLRRDNVKVEQSILSQVRDPERYPELTWLQEKYDQIYLYRNWSFGPGSALRREQSTLDRADFLADGGGNLPLVLSHWGSQERAALLAELNELYEGIEDYKLPIVGGNVQLILIERGGREIPATRLSDGTLRYLCLLAILLHPDPPPLIAIEEPELGLHPDVIPQVAKLLVAASARTQLVVTTHSDVLVDALSSYPDSVIVCEKHDGESQFRRLDADPLKEWLEKYTLGQLWSMGEIGGNRW; encoded by the coding sequence ATGTTAATTCAGCGTCTCAAGGTGTCCGGCCTGCTGTCATTTGGGCCGCGCGGGATTGATCTTCCGTTGACGAGCCTCAACGTACTGATCGGGCCGAACGGGTCGGGCAAGTCGAATCTGCTTGAGGTGCTGGCGTTGCTCAAAGCCGCGCCAGCCAACTTTCCCGCGCCCGTGAAAAAGATGGGTGGCGTGCGGGAATGGTTGTGGAAGGGCCAATCGGACGCTAAAGAGGCGGTCGTAGAGGCAATTGTGTGCTACCCTGCTGGACGACAATCCTTACGGCATGGACTGGCTATTGCCGATCATGGTGGACGCTTCGAGGTCGTAGATGAATGGATCGAGAATGAGAAACCCAAACCATCCTATACTAGCCCCTATCTATATTACGCTTTCAAGCGCGGCAACCCAGTATTGAGTGACGCGCAAGAGGGCGATAGGTTGCTACGCCGCGATAATGTTAAAGTCGAGCAATCAATCCTTTCGCAAGTGCGTGACCCAGAACGTTATCCTGAGCTAACTTGGCTGCAAGAAAAGTACGATCAGATTTACTTGTATCGAAATTGGTCTTTCGGGCCTGGATCGGCCCTAAGGCGCGAGCAAAGCACACTGGATCGAGCCGATTTTCTCGCCGATGGTGGGGGAAATCTGCCCCTCGTTCTTTCTCATTGGGGCAGCCAAGAGCGGGCAGCGTTGTTGGCTGAACTCAACGAACTGTATGAGGGAATCGAGGATTACAAGCTACCGATTGTCGGGGGCAACGTCCAATTGATCCTCATCGAGCGCGGCGGCCGTGAAATTCCTGCCACGCGCCTTTCCGACGGCACATTACGCTACCTGTGCCTGCTTGCTATCCTTCTTCATCCCGACCCGCCCCCTCTGATTGCGATCGAGGAACCGGAACTTGGCCTACACCCGGACGTCATCCCGCAGGTGGCGAAACTCCTGGTCGCGGCATCTGCGCGCACGCAACTTGTCGTCACCACCCACAGCGATGTGCTGGTAGATGCGCTCTCCTCTTACCCGGACAGCGTGATCGTCTGCGAAAAGCATGACGGCGAGTCGCAGTTCCGGCGGCTGGATGCCGATCCATTGAAGGAATGGCTGGAGAAATATACCCTGGGCCAGTTGTGGAGCATGGGCGAAATCGGGGGCAACCGATGGTGA